AAGAGCGCGGCGGCCGCATCGAGCACCCGCTCCGTGGAGATCGCCGGTCGCCCACGCCGCACTTTTATATTTTCGGACTCACAGTCCGATATGCTAGGCTTCTTTTTAGGACTCACAGTCCGTAATTCTATTCGAGGTTCGTCATGTCAGCTACTTCTTCGCTGCCCGGATGGCTCGCCCGCGCCATCGGTGCGCTGCAGGATGGGAATATCGGCGGCTGGATGGAAATCTACACGCCCGACGCTATCCACGAGTTTCCGTTCGCTCCCACAAACGCGCTACGCCGCCTTGAAGGACGGGACGACATCGCGGCCTATATGAGCCAGATTCCGGCCCGCATCCGCTTCGGCTCGCTCAGCGATATCCGTGTGCGCGAAGCCGGCGACGAGCTCATCGTCGAAGCCACTGGCCATCACCGGCGCGTCGCGGACGACACGCCAAGAGAAATCAGCTATGTCTGGTTCATAACCTTGCGCGACGGCCGAGTGGCGCACTTCCGCGACTACATGAATCCGTTGCAGCTCTCGACGCTCTAGGTTGTATCCCCATAGAGATGGTCTGAAAAGAAAGAACGTACCCTTATCGTTGTCATCCCGACCGGAGCGAACCGGGGTCCCCGGCGCGCCCGATGTTGGTGCGCTGGGGTGGGGAAGCGCAGTGGAGGGACCTGCGGTTTTGTTTAGCCCCGCAACACTCCAGCTCGCGACCAACGGGAGCGGAAGCCGAAGGCGAAACGCCCTGCGCGGAGCAGCCGCAGGACGATACAACTGTCCTGCTCCGGTCGAAATGACAGGTCCCTGCTTGAGCTATATGGGGATACGATCTGAGCCCTCTTCCATCGACGAGCAGAATCGCTGCCGCGAAGCACCTCAACGGCGACGCAAACAAAGCTAAGATTTCTACATGGGACAGAGGTTTTACGAAAGCCCTCTCCATCGCTCTCTTCGCTTTGCGGCACGCGCCGGGGCCACGCTGCCCGTGTTCATGGCTCCGATGTCCGGCGCGTCGCCGGTTTCGCTCGCCTCCGCGATCGCCAATGCGGGAGGCATGGGCGCATGCGGCGCGCTCCTGATGTCTCCCCAGGCGATCTCTTCCTGGGCAGACGAATTCCGGCAGCACAGCAGCGGTCCGTTCCAGATCAATCTCTGGGTGCCCGATCCGCCTCCGGTCCGCGATGCCGCAGCGGAAGAACGTCAGCGCGCCTTTCTCGGCTCCTGGGGACCGGAAATTCCCGCGGACGCAGGCGATACGCCGTTGCAGGACTTCGAAGCACAGTGTCTTGCCCTGCTACAGGCAAAGCCTCGCGTCATCTCGTCGATCATGGGTCTCTTCCCGCCCTCCTTTGTCGACGAGATGAAGGCGCAGGGCATCCTCTGGTTTGCAACGGCGACCACCGCGGCAGAAGCACGCGCAGCCGAAGCAGCAGGCGCGGACGTGATCGTTGCCCAGGGCGCGGAAGCCGGGGGCCATCGTGGCGCATTCCATGCCGCAAACGCGGAAGCAGAAGCCGTAGGCCTCTTCGCATTACTGCCGCAGGTCTGCGACGCGGTGTCTCTTCCAGTCATTGCGACAGGAGGCATCTCGGATGGCCGGGGCATCGCAGCAGCTCTGGTCCTGGGCGCAAGCGCCGTCCAGATCGGCACAGGTTTTCTGCGCACACCCGAAGCCGGGATTCATCCCACCTATGCGGACAGGCTGGAGAAGACAGAAGCGCATGACACGCGCCTCACCCGGGCCTTCTCAGGGCGTACCGGCAGAGCCGTCCGCACCCGCTATGTCGAAGAAGCGGCAGCCAGAGGACCAGCGCCGGCTCCATACCCCGTGCAGCGGGCTCTCACGCGCAGCATGCGGGACGAAGCCGCCGCCCAGAATGATCCGGAGCGTATGCAGATGTGGGCCGGTCAGGCTACCTCTCTCGCCAGGCCGTTGCCCGCCGCCACTCTCCTGCAAACCTGGTGGGAAGACGCATTGACCTATCTCCGCTAGGACGTATCCACATAGAGCCACGAGAAAGGGTTGTCATTTCGACCGGAGCAAACCGGGGCCCCCGCCGTTGGCACGATGGGATGGTGAAGCGCAGTGGAGGAACCTGCGGTTTTGTTTGCTCTCTCATCGAGACTTCTTCCAAATTTTTCCCGTCTGTCGAGGTATAGGCAACGCGTCGTACAGGGAGCACCGGGAGCCGTCATGAAGAAAGCAGCCAGAGCAATCATCCTCGCCATGTGCAGCATCGTGCTGCTCGGAAAGGCGCTCAGTGCCGCAGCGCAAAGCGCGCAGCAGCCTCCCTCCGCAAGCCAGGAACTTCAAGCCATTCACTCCCCGCAATCTATCGATCAGGAGCTCGCGCGGCTCACAAAGGATCTCGAGCTCACCCCTGAGCAGCAGAAGCAGGTCCGGGTTCTTCTTGAGGAGCATCACGACAGGATTCAAGCCCTGCTCGACAAGAATCCAGCCTCATCCCGCGAAAGCCTCGGCCCACAGATTCACGCGATCAGCGATGAGACCCATCACCAGATTCACGCCCTGCTGAACGACCATCAGAGAGAGCTGGAAAGCCAGATGCAACAACGGGAAAACAACGGAGAAGAAGCCCGAAGGCCTGCCCCACCGAATGCGCACTGAGCCATTGCGTTGCTCGATGGAGGCATAACCGGCTCTAGGGAATATCGGCAAAGAGATTCGGATCGCGGCCTATCCGGGGAAAGCTCTCCACCGCAGACAGCACATCCATCGCATCCATGCTGCTCAGGTCGATGAGGCGCACGCAATTGCGGCCGTCGGCCTTCGCGCGATACAGCGCCGCATCCGCCCAGCGAAGCAGCGTTCCAAACTCGATGCGATGTCCCTGCACCGCGGCGACGCCGACGCTGACCGTAGCCTTTTCGAGAGCGCCATCGTGCTTCGCATCGCGAAACAGGGACGCCTCGAAATCCAGGTCCGCGATCTTCTTCCTGAAGCTCTCGGCGGCATCCTGAGCCTGCGCCGCGGTCACTCCCGGCAGCATCGCAGCAAACTCGTCTCCTCCCAGCCGCGAGCAGCAGGCCCCTTCGATCCGGCCGATCACATCCTGCAGCACTTCCGCCACCCGGCAAAGCACAGCATCGCCGGAGTGATGTCCGAACCGATCGTTAATCCCTTTGAACGAGTCCGTATCGATCAGCATCACGACGACCGCCGGAGGCTCGGGAGCAGCCAGGCAGCTCAGAACCTGCCGCTCGAACCAGCGCCGGTTGCCGATGCCGGTCAAAGGATCGGTGATGGCCAGAGTCTCCATCTGCCGCGCCTGCACCTGCAGCCGCTGCTGCTCGCGCAGCAGCAGGGAATAGAACACGTGCGTTCGCACCGCATAACAGGTGACGATCAGAACCAGGAAGAACACATACCAGACAAGATGCCGCTGCAGGACAAACAGGGCCACAGCCGCGGTCCCGATGGCGAGAATCGAAGCCTGCATATTGCCGATGAAGGCCCATTCCAGGGGGCTTGCCCCGGTCTGTGGTCCGGTTTGGGGCCTGGGCGGCTTGCGCAGGGCGAACTCGCAAAGCAGGATCTCGGGCAGCGGCCCCAGCAGGTCCGTGGGCAGCAGGTAGGGCTTGGGCAGCAGCGTGTAGTCCACGATGTCGATGAGAAACCGGATGACAACGCCGGCCCAGAGATAGATCGTGACCGCCCGGAAGAATCCGCGCAGCGCCTCCGAGGTGTTGGAGACAGCGGCGGCCTGCGCAATGCAGGCGAACAGGAAGAAGAGGAGGAAGTTCAGCGCCTGGCGAAGCTCACCGTGCCCGAAACTCTGCCCGCTCTGCTCCGCCGGAAACAGAGTCGCGACGCAGAGGACGAGCAGCGTCGCATCCAGCGCCCGCACCCGCCAGTCCTCTTCCCAGCGAAAGAAGGAAACCGCCAGCAGGATGAGCCCCAGCCTGAGACTGAAGTTGGCAGAGCGGATCCCCTCGTGGATCTGCTGAGAAAACAGTCCCGTCTTCGGATAGACCGAATGAAAATGACCGAGAGTCAGGTACCCGTAAAAGAAGGAGGCGAGAAACACCACTGCGCTCAGCAGCCGCCATTGCCGTTCCGCGCCGGGATTGCGTCGCGCCGCGACCAGGCAGCAGACCCCTGCCAGCAACCCTATGACCAACTGGCAGGGGTACATGAAGTAGTAGTCGGGATACGGCTTGACGAGCGGCGACAGCAGCGGCGCGAGCGCGAGCAGCAACAGGACCGTGCGCCGCAGCCCCCATTCCGGCAGCCGCCAGCGATGCATCATCCCCCGGGGTACAGGATCCTCTCTCACCTTACACTCCACATCGCGTCCTGCATGAGGGGCAGGATCGATGGTCTGCTTTCATACTCCCGAGACGACGCATCTGCCCAGCCAGGCCATGCATGCGCTACCA
The Silvibacterium dinghuense DNA segment above includes these coding regions:
- a CDS encoding GGDEF domain-containing protein, which produces MMHRWRLPEWGLRRTVLLLLALAPLLSPLVKPYPDYYFMYPCQLVIGLLAGVCCLVAARRNPGAERQWRLLSAVVFLASFFYGYLTLGHFHSVYPKTGLFSQQIHEGIRSANFSLRLGLILLAVSFFRWEEDWRVRALDATLLVLCVATLFPAEQSGQSFGHGELRQALNFLLFFLFACIAQAAAVSNTSEALRGFFRAVTIYLWAGVVIRFLIDIVDYTLLPKPYLLPTDLLGPLPEILLCEFALRKPPRPQTGPQTGASPLEWAFIGNMQASILAIGTAAVALFVLQRHLVWYVFFLVLIVTCYAVRTHVFYSLLLREQQRLQVQARQMETLAITDPLTGIGNRRWFERQVLSCLAAPEPPAVVVMLIDTDSFKGINDRFGHHSGDAVLCRVAEVLQDVIGRIEGACCSRLGGDEFAAMLPGVTAAQAQDAAESFRKKIADLDFEASLFRDAKHDGALEKATVSVGVAAVQGHRIEFGTLLRWADAALYRAKADGRNCVRLIDLSSMDAMDVLSAVESFPRIGRDPNLFADIP
- a CDS encoding NAD(P)H-dependent flavin oxidoreductase, with the translated sequence MGQRFYESPLHRSLRFAARAGATLPVFMAPMSGASPVSLASAIANAGGMGACGALLMSPQAISSWADEFRQHSSGPFQINLWVPDPPPVRDAAAEERQRAFLGSWGPEIPADAGDTPLQDFEAQCLALLQAKPRVISSIMGLFPPSFVDEMKAQGILWFATATTAAEARAAEAAGADVIVAQGAEAGGHRGAFHAANAEAEAVGLFALLPQVCDAVSLPVIATGGISDGRGIAAALVLGASAVQIGTGFLRTPEAGIHPTYADRLEKTEAHDTRLTRAFSGRTGRAVRTRYVEEAAARGPAPAPYPVQRALTRSMRDEAAAQNDPERMQMWAGQATSLARPLPAATLLQTWWEDALTYLR
- a CDS encoding nuclear transport factor 2 family protein produces the protein MSATSSLPGWLARAIGALQDGNIGGWMEIYTPDAIHEFPFAPTNALRRLEGRDDIAAYMSQIPARIRFGSLSDIRVREAGDELIVEATGHHRRVADDTPREISYVWFITLRDGRVAHFRDYMNPLQLSTL